One genomic window of Arachis stenosperma cultivar V10309 chromosome 10, arast.V10309.gnm1.PFL2, whole genome shotgun sequence includes the following:
- the LOC130956607 gene encoding pentatricopeptide repeat-containing protein At3g13150-like has translation MRDSFLTTDDFFSLRSLDICDFPLPFRLLFFDPCGRTRESTLDSSANGVSGFDEDKFAPVALTLVLFEPPLCFYEKRGFDEDEKIWTMMKTRNVEPDAVSYRLRMGWMLGDGRLKDAVELFHVMKLSGVNPDVHCFNVLVKGFIGDDNVEEAKVFWEIKEAMKGGRLTTDAEALKQVVEGFVANGMIEEATELVDLAGKKKLEVDWPLTGVKNPQESC, from the exons atgagagataGTTTTTTAACAACTGATGATTTCTTTTCGCTAAGATCTTTAGACATTTGTGATTTTCCTTTACCTTTTCGCTTGCTCTTCTTTGATCCTTGTGGGCGAACGAGAGAGTCCACACTGGATTCATCTGCCAACGGTGTATCTGGGTTTGATGAGGATAAGTTTGCTCCAGTTGCACTAACCTTGGTTCTCTTTGAGCCTCCACTTTGT TTTTATGAGAAGCGTGGGTTTGATGAGGATGAGAAGATTTGGACAATGATGAAAACGAGGAATGTTGAACCTGATGCTGTGAGTTACAGGCTGAGGATGGGTTGGATGCTTGGTGATGGCAGATTAAAGGATGCCGTAGAGTTGTTTCATGTGATGAAGTTGAGCGGGGTTAATCCTGATGTGCATTGTTTCAATGTGTTGGTTAAAGGGTTTATTGGTGATGACAATGTTGAAGAAGCCAAGGTTTT CTGGGAAATAAAAGAGGCTATGAAAGGTGGTAGATTGACTACTGATGCAGAGGCATTGAAGCAGGTGGTTGAGGGGTTTGTTGCCAATGGGATGATTGAAGAGGCTACTGAGCTTGTCGATCTTGCGGGGAAGAAGAAGTTGGAAGTTGATTGGCCTTTAACAGGAGTTAAAAATCCACAAGAGTCCTGCTAG
- the LOC130957973 gene encoding neryl diphosphate diphosphatase, chloroplastic-like, with translation MDILYAKQAVLLKEAKHIMKKLISEDPMESLCMVDLIQRLGIEHHFQEHIEAALEKQHFIVITDPIDFVQSHQLDEVALSFRLLRQGGYSVNADIFERLKKNKVQFREAYGEDVKSLIAVYESAQLSIGEEDTSLEDLGQLSRELLHSWLSRNHHHHEAQYVAISLQQPLHHNLPRFVDKTILLRNFNPDKESVCFMELAEINSCIVRLMNQHEGLQVSKWWKGEAMSKEPKFAEYEALKWYMWSMACFTDPSFSDQRLELTKPISLVYIIDDIFDVYGTLDQLILFTDAVKRWELTGTECLPEFMKNCLSALYEITNALAEKIYKKHGLNPINTLKKSWVQLLNASLEGAHWSDSGELPKSEEYLKHATVSTGVHVVLVHSFFLFHQNITKETLAILDDFPDIIYSVAKILRLCDDLEGHKNKNQSGFDGSYIECYMREHQETSAEDAERHVEELISMEWKRLNRQVLGRDQQFPSSFTKFCLSAARMVPLMYHYRTNPSLSNLHQHVKSIANAGVAHM, from the exons ATG GATATTTTATATGCCAAGCAAGCTGTGTTGCTGAAGGAGGCTAAGCATATAATGAAGAAACTTATTAGCGAGGATCCAATGGAGAGTTTGTGCATGGTTGACTTAATCCAAAGGCTTGGCATTGAGCACCACTTTCAAGAGCACATTGAAGCCGCACTTGAGAAGCAACATTTCATAGTGATCACAGATCCCATTGATTTTGTCCAAAGCCATCAACTTGACGAAGTTGCACTCTCATTCCGTTTACTCAGACAGGGAGGTTATTCCGTTAATGCAG ATATATTTGAGAGGTTGAAAAAGAACAAAGTGCAGTTCAGAGAAGCATATGGTGAAGATGTGAAGAGTCTCATAGCGGTATATGAATCAGCGCAGCTAAGCATTGGAGAAGAAGATACTTCTCTTGAGGATTTGGGGCAGCTCAGCCGCGAGCTTCTTCATTCATGGCTGTCAAggaatcatcatcatcatgaagctcAATATGTTGCAATCTCTCTCCAGCAACCACTTCATCACAACTTGCCTAGATTCGTGGACAAAACCATCTTGCTTAGGAATTTCAATCCCGACAAGGAATCTGTGTGTTTTATGGAACTTGCAGAAATCAATTCCTGCATAGTTAGGCTCATGAACCAGCATGAAGGCCTTCAAGTTTCAAA ATGGTGGAAAGGGGAGGCTATGTCGAAGGAGCCGAAATTTGCAGAGTATGAAGCTCTAAAATGGTACATGTGGTCCATGGCATGCTTTACAGATCCGAGCTTTTCAGACCAAAGACTTGAGCTCACCAAACCTATCTCTCTGGTCTACATCATTGATGACATTTTCGATGTTTATGGCACGTTGGATCAGCTTATTCTATTTACTGATGCGGTTAAGAG ATGGGAATTGACCGGAACAGAGTGCCTTCCCGAATTCATGAAAAATTGTTTAAGTGCTCTATATGAAATTACAAACGCTTTGGCCGAAAAGATCTACAAAAAGCATGGATTGaatcctataaatacccttaaAAAATCG TGGGTGCAATTGTTAAATGCCTCCTTGGAAGGGGCACATTGGTCTGATTCTGGTGAATTGCCAAAGTCAGAGGAGTACTTGAAGCATGCAACTGTAAGCACAGGAGTGCACGTGGTGCTTGTtcattcatttttccttttccatcaAAATATAACAAAGGAAACTCTTGCAATTTTAGACGACTTCCCAGACATTATATATTCCGTCGCAAAAATTCTTCGTCTTTGTGATGACTTAGAAGGACACAAG AATAAAAATCAAAGTGGGTTTGATGGGTCATACATTGAGTGCTACATGAGAGAACACCAAGAGACTTCAGCAGAAGATGCAGAAAGGCATGTTGAGGAGCTGATTTCAATGGAATGGAAGCGTCTCAATCGACAAGTGTTGGGCAGAGATCAGCAATTTCCATCGTCATTTACCAAATTCTGCCTGAGTGCTGCTAGAATGGTCCCTCTAATGTACCATTACCGCACAAATCCAAGCCTTTCCAACCTACATCAACATGTCAAGTCTATTGCTAATGCTGGTGTTGCACACATGTGA